In Mugil cephalus isolate CIBA_MC_2020 chromosome 7, CIBA_Mcephalus_1.1, whole genome shotgun sequence, the sequence TGCAGTCTGTGCTCCCACTCGGGATCTGGAAcgtaaaggtcagaggtcaagagAAACACAAGCTCAGTGAGGTCATTGTGAGCACAATAACCAGTCGGGTGCAGATATAAGCTCTACTGTGACTGACGTTCTGTTATTACTAATAGTTGTTTTTCAAGTTGAGTTCTTATCTTTGATACAGTGTCGCGTCTTACCTTAACCAGCTCAACTGTAGTGTCTGCGAGAGTCATGTCGGCAGAAATGGAGCACGGGACCACAGCTCCTTCAGAGTAGACCAGCACCTGTGTGTCTGCCTCTGTCCTCGCAAAAATCTGCACCGAACATAAAAACCTATTTAAAAGCAAGTTCCTCTAGTTTTAAAAACATCTCTCACACTCTTGTACAGAAACAATGCTTCACAACACAAGAGCTACACATCCAAGAGGCACTGCAATTTTCTTTACAAATAACAACTGGAGGGAATGGGGACTAAAAATACTGTGGAAGGAATTTCCCAGGAATCTGCAGTATGTGTCAACAGACCAACTCCTTCGTCTAGGCTTCATCCGAAGATGGGGCGGCCCAAGACCCAGCTGTTCCAAACTGAAACGACAAATTACCCGCTCAAAACGTGGGGTCATCTGGCTACGTCTTACCATTGTAatggctgcagcagcaacagcagtgcTGATGGACATTCCTGGGACAACACTGCTCAGCGACGTGCTCACATCTACCGCCACGACAAAGCGTTTTCCCACAGGCTCTACGTTCTGAGGATAGAACAAGAGATTATTCGTGTTATCAAACAGCAGCTGACTGCCGCCTTGTCTACTGGTCTGTGTGAAGCTGtgaaaagtaagaaaacatACCATGAAACTCTTGTAAAAGGCAACGTCCAGAGCTTTTAGGATGCTGCTGTCTGGATCCCATTTTGTTTTACCCTGAAAGCCTTGGCCTCTTTTGTAGTTTTCTGAAGCCAACAGTATACTGAAAGGATGGATCTTTGCCTGGGGATTTCAACACACATTAAATGCTTATTGCGCAGTTAATTTCTAACACAAATGAAGCTTTATTAAAGACAAACGTTGTGGGTCTTACCTTCTTTAATGCGGCCTCGCTCTGGATTCTGTCACATatagtttgtgtttctgagctTCCTGGTTCAAGAATTTTATTTGAAGTCATCTTTCCCAAGATCCTTAGCACTGACGGGAGGGGCATTTCCTTCAACAAAGCTCTCCATACCTCCAGGAAACAACAACCACACGTCTCCTTATCAGCTTCATGCCAGAGGGAGAAGAGCACTACATTTGCATAAAATTTCCACTTCTAATCCATTCGTTTTTCCTGTGTCTAAGATTTATTTGGGCAGCCATGCTAAAGATGGGTCACCGCCCACTGTCATTATTCCCTTATTtgaaaaataagcaaaacagCACATTTCACTGCGGCTGCGCTGATAAAGACAAAATGCTTTGCAGAGGACAAACACCCTGACAATGGTTCAAAAGTGTTCCCACCAGCAGGAACCACTCTTACAAATAAATCCATAACCTGCAGGGAAACACTGACAATTGTCATTCACCGCCATTAAACAGTGTCACTGGTGTATTAACACAATTTGCTGGTGACAATAGGGAGCTCTGAAAAGTAACCCCCAGGCCAATAATCCTGAGAACTATGAGAACTTTAAGGACGCACTCACCTGTTTGGATTTGAGGTAGTCTGTCCGCAGCTGTTCCCTCTCCAGCTTGTGTTCCTCTATTAAATTGACGACCTCTGTTTCGTCACAGCTGTGCTTGACCTTCTCCACCACTTCAAGATATGAAAGCACTTTGACAACCTCTTCGGggttctctttctctgcataAGCAGCCTGGACCTCTTTCCATcctttttttacatatttgctGATCAAGGCAAttgctgaaaacacaaagatggaGATATCACGAGCTTAACAGCCACCAAACTGAAGTGAAACAGGAAAGATGGCACAAGAAAAAGACTGGTTATCCATGGATATTAACTCCATCTAATGGCTGTTAAAGTGTGTGTTCGCTCTTTGTGAAAATTACAAGACAACTGGAAAGGtgaaaagttggtctggaatcGCTCCATTAGGAACAAATTAAATTCTACTGGGTTTTCATGTCAGACGCATCATCTAAGCGCTGTGGAGTTGAACCCATTGACAACAAAACGACTGACTGGTTGTGGGATATTGGATATTCTGATATGCACTGAGACTGGCAAGACCAGGCTGGTTCCTGCCAGCAACAGAAAATGCACGTTAAAAGTTTCCTAATATATAATGACAAACAGATTAACTCTGCATCTTGGGTCCTTACTCAAACagcacattttcacaaacaaTGACCAACAATGTAAAACTCTATAAGCACTCTACCTTCCCCAAACAACGgcaaaatgttttcacaaattGTTTTGACAAATCATTTATAAGGCGCAGATAGTGTAATGATACTgtaatgtcatgttgtttgCTAATCCTGTGTAAACTCACCATCTTTCGCTGGTTTAGTGTGTGCGAGTCTGAGCAGATCTTGGTGTGACCAGCCCTCTCTCCGTTTACACTTGGTCACAGCTGCAGCTAGACTCATGGGGTCCTGCTCATTGTACCAGTCAGACACTGCTCTCCTCAGGCCGCGTCCCCATATCCCACATTTCATTCCCTCTTTCAGTTCCTTCTTGTACtggatgaaagaaaacagatgggCAGGGTCCCGACAAACTTCCTTCAGAGCTTTGAACGCAGCCTGTCTGGTGTTCGTGTCGGTGTGCTGCGAGCACACCGCCAGGGCAAAAAAGGAGGGGCCCGGTCTGACGGCTCGCCCATCCTGAAGGAACCTTTTTATCTCCTCCACCACTTCTGCCCCTCGGCCCTCCTGGAGCATGGATCGCAGGGCTTCGGCGTTGTCCATGCTGACACGACCCTCGTCTCTGGCAGTGTATACGTCTCCCTCTGAGCCGTAGCAGAGGAAGCGACACAGTCTGGCCTTGTCAGTGATTTCCCACGGACCACTGCCACCTGTTGAATTCAGGGTGTGGTTGCTGGACGAAGATATGTTGCTTCCTGAGGGCTCCATCTAAACCGTAGAGAAGggcagaaacacaaagcacactGTAATGAATCTCCTCCCTGCCCGGATGGATATAATACATTTTCTACTTCAGATCCAAGTCACAAgaaccaaaatgaaaatatgtggcTGAATGTACTACTCAATTAGAGCTCCAGTGAATTCTCAGCAACATTACTTTACTCAGTGCCTCAGCACACCGACAGAAATAGCTTAAAGCCGATTAAAGGGCGTGATGATACACATAAGGCAGATACAGGC encodes:
- the ro60 gene encoding 60 kDa SS-A/Ro ribonucleoprotein produces the protein MEPSGSNISSSSNHTLNSTGGSGPWEITDKARLCRFLCYGSEGDVYTARDEGRVSMDNAEALRSMLQEGRGAEVVEEIKRFLQDGRAVRPGPSFFALAVCSQHTDTNTRQAAFKALKEVCRDPAHLFSFIQYKKELKEGMKCGIWGRGLRRAVSDWYNEQDPMSLAAAVTKCKRREGWSHQDLLRLAHTKPAKDAIALISKYVKKGWKEVQAAYAEKENPEEVVKVLSYLEVVEKVKHSCDETEVVNLIEEHKLEREQLRTDYLKSKQVWRALLKEMPLPSVLRILGKMTSNKILEPGSSETQTICDRIQSEAALKKAKIHPFSILLASENYKRGQGFQGKTKWDPDSSILKALDVAFYKSFMNVEPVGKRFVVAVDVSTSLSSVVPGMSISTAVAAAAITMIFARTEADTQVLVYSEGAVVPCSISADMTLADTTVELVKIPSGSTDCTLPITWATENGKSVDMFIILTNNPLWMFAVSPVESLKKHRQASGANSKLMMCGLTSIGHAIAETDDRGLLSICGFDLGALTVIRNVAQDLI